Proteins encoded in a region of the Raphanus sativus cultivar WK10039 chromosome 8, ASM80110v3, whole genome shotgun sequence genome:
- the LOC108822343 gene encoding probable disease resistance protein At4g19520, translated as MGHANAVYISFNLCEDTIRHSFLSHLAAGFHRRGISFNEPDRVPEVNDAAIVKSKVSLVILSKKYASSKGCLAELVKIFKCQESNGLVVVPVFYGLTKSGIKKECLKLKKMCRVARQALLELGDLPGHASSPDISDSELVEDIVADVRQTLDLTGKVGVYSRLTKIESLLRKQPWGVRSLGIWGMGGIGKTTLAEAAFEQQLPSGDFDASCIIKDFDNSYQEKGAYGLLEEHLGGKLGLTSHHITREKLRNKRILLVLDDVHKPLGATTFLGLFDLISAGSVIIITSRDKHLLVQCRVKEIYEVQGLNEHESLQLFSRCAFEKNVPDKNLLELSMKFVTHADGNRLALSVYGEELKGKKTLSEMETAARNLELCFPDKIFDVLKRSYDTLSDREKEVFLQIVFSFRGENVDDIMQFLAGCGFFPRVEIGVLVGKCLVTISENRVHVHSLIYKVGLKIIKDQTDEIGMRYRFLDASNIQSLLEDNEIREDGEPEAISEPGNEDVKAIILNTSNLPFKGHTSFQHMYSLRYLKIYRSSDLTKDTTEFRFPEDPDQSLPPELTLLHWENYPSQSFPKDFGVQHLVELNMPCSKLQRLWGGTKKLEMLKRITLSDSRELVNVDELQYSPNIELINLQGCSRLQSFPDMGQSKHLQVLNLSTCKEIKRFPKVPPSIKKLHLKGTDIRDLSFLVRDPFETTASQVNVSFSSQDLGKLVFLELKDCSHLKTLPNMVAFESLQVLDLSGCSEIDEIQGLPRSLKELSLAKTAIGEIPSSMCHQLSELVILDMEGCKMLQHLPKGMCDMKSLVTLKLSGCSKLMYIHDFPQNLKELYLAGTAIRELPRSIGNLAELDTLDLKNCKRLRSLPMEMRKLNPLKVLDLSHCSKFHVDTSFLPEVKELLRAGTGMSPPAPMKNEAKQRAVSRHVNTPPSKRFKSLPVEMRNLNPRKVLDLSDCSEIQLVTSSLPEVQESHLVRPSTTTSAAKKKGAKKRKAKQTLENRMPRTLVSGSSLRLDLKEEKNNNLASLLVVIFVVLVVIVILFSNFFILICTSP; from the exons ATGGGCCACGCAAACGCCGTGTACATCAGCTTCAACCTGTGCGAGGACACCATACGTCATTCCTTTCTCAGCCATCTCGCTGCTGGTTTTCACCGCAGAGGTATCTCTTTCAATGAACCGGATCGGGTCCCTGAGGTGAATGATGCCGCCATAGTTAAGTCCAAGGTTTCACTGGTGATTTTATCCAAAAAATACGCGTCCTCCAAGGGTTGTTTGGCTGAACTGGTAAAAATTTTCAAGTGCCAAGAAAGCAACGGCCTAGTGGTAGTTCCGGTTTTTTATGGGCTCACGAAATCGGGAATCAAGAAAGAATGCTTGAAACTGAAAAAGATGTGTCGCGTAGCGCGTCAGGCTCTACTGGAACTTGGGGACTTACCAGGTCATGCATCATCTCCTGATATAAG CGACTCAGAACTTGTAGAGGACATTGTTGCGGATGTGCGGCAAACGCTTGATCTGACGGGCAAAGTAGGAGTCTACTCCAGATTGACGAAGATAGAAAGCTTGCTTAGAAAGCAACCATGGGGCGTCCGCAGCCTAGGGATTTGGGGTATGGGAGGCATAGGGAAGACGACACTTGCTGAAGCAGCTTTCGAGCAACAGCTACCCTCGGGTGACTTCGACGCTTCTTGCATCATCAAAGACTTCGACAATTCCTATCAGGAGAAAGGAGCCTATGGATTATTAGAGGAACACTTGGGGGGAAAGCTTGGCTTAACGAGTCACCACATTACGAGAGAAAAATTACGCAATAAAAGAATTCTTCTTGTTCTCGATGATGTCCACAAGCCGCTAGGTGCAACGACTTTTCTTGGCTTGTTTGACTTGATTAGTGCCGGGAGCGTAATAATCATAACCTCCAGAGATAAACACCTACTTGTGCAATGTCGTGTCAAAGAGATTTATGAGGTTCAAGGCTTAAACGAGCACGAGTCTCTGCAGCTTTTCTCCCGATGTGCGTTTGAAAAAAATGTACCAGATAAGAATCTCCTCGAGCTGTCTATGAAGTTTGTTACTCACGCTGATGGAAACCGCTTAGCTCTCAGCGTTTATGGTGAAGAACTGAAGGGGAAAAAAACACTGTCGGAAATGGAGACTGCGGCCCGAAATCTCGAGCTATGTTTTCCCGACAAGATTTTCGACGTATTGAAAAGAAGCTATGACACACTTAGTGACAGGGAGAAGGAAGTCTTTTTGCAAATCGTGTTTTCCTTTAGGGGAGAGAACGTGGACGACATTATGCAGTTTCTTGCAGGTTGTGGTTTCTTTCCGCGCGTTGAGATCGGTGTTCTTGTGGGCAAATGTTTGGTGACCATCTCCGAAAACAGAGTGCATGTGCATAGTTTGATCTATAAGGTCGGCCTCAAAATCATCAAGGATCAAACAGACGAGATCGGGATGCGTTATAGATTTTTGGATGCTTCCAACATTCAGTCTCTTCTAGAAGATAATGAAATCAGAGAGGATGGAGAGCCTGAAGCAATAAGCGAACCG GGAAATGAAGATGTTAAAGCCATAATCTTGAACACATCTAACTTACCCTTCAAAGGGCATACATCGTTCCAGCATATGTATAGTCTTCGATATCTGAAGATTTACAGGTCGTCTGATCTTACGAAGGATACTACTGAGTTTAGATTTCCCGAGGACCCTGATCAATCTCTGCCTCCAGAGCTAACACTTCTCCATTGGGAAAACTACCCTTCACAATCGTTTCCCAAAGATTTTGGTGTTCAGCATCTTGTGGAACTCAATATGCCATGTAGTAAACTTCAGAGGCTTTGGGGAGGAACCAAG AAACTTGAGATGTTGAAGAGGATCACGCTCAGCGATTCCCGGGAACTAGTTAACGTTGATGAACTTCAATATTCTCCAAATATCGAGCTAATCAATCTCCAAGGATGTTCAAGGTTGCAGAGTTTTCCGGACATGGGTCAGTCTAAACATCTCCAAGTTTTGAATCTCTCAACTTGCAAAGAGATCAAGCGCTTTCCAAAGGTTCCGCCGTCTATCAAAAAACTGCATCTCAAGGGAACTGACATAAGAGACTTGTCCTTTTTGGTTCGTGATCCATTTGAAACAACAGCAAGTCAGGTAAATGTTAGCTTCTCTAGTCAAGATCTTGGCAAGCTTGTCTTCTTGGAGCTGAAAGATTGTTCTCATTTAAAAACTCTGCCTAATATGGTTGCTTTTGAGTCTCTTCAAGTTCTTGATCTGTCTGGTTGCTCAGAGATTGATGAGATTCAGGGTCTCCCAAGAAGCTTGAAAGAGTTATCTCTGGCAAAGACGGCCATAGGAGAAATTCCATCTTCTATGTGCCACCAACTCTCTGAACTTGTCATACTAGATATGGAGGGTTGCAAAATGCTTCAACATCTGCCAAAGGGAATGTGTGACATGAAATCTCTTGTCACGCTCAAACTCTCTGGCTGCTCGAAATTGATGTATATTCATGATTTTCCTCAAAATCTAAAGGAGTTATATCTTGCTGGCACCGCCATAAGAGAGCTACCACGTTCTATTGGGAATCTCGCTGAACTGGATACATTAGATCTGAAGAATTGCAAAAGGCTTCGATCCTTGCCTATGGAAATGCGGAAACTGAACCCGCTAAAGGTACTAGATCTGTCCCACTGCTCAAAGTTTCACGTGGATACTAGTTTTCTACCAGAAGTCAAAGAACTACTTCGAGCAGGGACGGGCATGTCACCCCCTGCACCAATGAAAAATGAAGCAAAGCAGAGAGCGGTGTCGAGACACGTGAACACACCGCCTTCCAAACGTTTTAAATCCCTGCCTGTGGAAATGCGGAACTTGAATCCCCGCAAAGTTCTAGATCTGTCCGACTGCTCAGAGATTCAACTAGTTACTAGCTCACTACCAGAAGTCCAGGAATCACATCTAGTACGGCCGAGCACGACAACTTCTGCAGCAAAGAAGAAAGGAGCAAAGAAGAGAAAAGCAAAGCAGACGTTGGAAAATAGGATGCCGCGAACTCTGGTCTCGGGATCAAGTCTtcgactggaccttaaggaggaaaaaaataataatttagccTCGTTACTAGTGGTGATATTCGTGGTACTAGTTGTAATCGTCATATTGTTCTCCAACTTCTTCATCTTAATTTGTACTTCCCCATGA
- the LOC108822341 gene encoding disease resistance protein RPP2A, which produces MEAFCEFLTSRQPPRSLSGSTADDALEFLRSLPSHRIVQVVESINAASFKEMDEDHKENPFNSPLVRTFLDEQIGEKKLNITRGQHDHEKDNLCEKYLTTSDDLHRLVVTAKEEAGKYFPFATVLRSTTNSLQLEDEEGKPWMFEFSYLRVSQIYEFTEAWSSYVKEKQLGIGDFVFIRPHRTDISKLSIGFIRRGNNSVASLHTDCLLFEDPAPLTMSIGDGGAALQLNPCQDPVPPPVIPVTALQPNYSQCHDPAPPTTSFVDGGAVFQQDYLPTDDPAPLTMSIEDGGAVLQQDYLLADDTAPLTMSIGDGGASLPSDCLQEPAPPTMSHGEGGAAPTDCIYLLPEDSVTSSETLEQPRFTGYSITGVDPILVISCGYNQDSEERYFTSYIFNEFRLRGFSPLSYDLSTSPVDGNQDLLNKSQLGIIIFSMNYVSSRECMDGFVALMDHSKANDLVLYHVFFEVEFCNVKDQTGSFGKAFAQLENSVQASQVLKWKAAVKELTSTDRYHQYKKGEEVILAKSIVRDVQVNSKTGSNLTVSPQLSHILSLLNSSQSSSPHIVGLWGMAGIGKTTFSREIFRTQGERYDVCYFLPDFHLSCQTKGLNPLREEFLSKIFGEEKVFIDACGTKLSFTRDRFRGKKVLIVLDGVSSARDAEVLVGGFGWFSGGHTIILTSRNRQVLVQCNAKEIYEIKKLSESDSIHLCREFATGKNWKVRMSLIKELVNYASGNPLALRVLCSSIQKQCLSDEEEHLSILPHHPPIEICDAFGGIFSELDDNEKNTFLDLACFFKGENKDHVVNILDGCGFLTDLGISGLIDESLISLVDNRIEMPNIFQEMGRFVVRHEHEEAGKRSRLSDSNDIVDVLTNNSGTELIEGVFLDASGLKLKLSSNVFEEMDRLRLLKLHYPTSEDDCKVSLPEGLLSLPDELRLLHWERYPLESLPENFNPENLVELNMPYSNLTKLWEGTENLEMLKRIILSHSRRLTDFSWLSKATNVEHIDLEGCTSLVEVNSSSILHHRKLTFLSLKDCSHLRIMPTTVHLESLEVLNLSGCSELEHLEDFSPNLTEIYLAGTAIKEIPSSIVALTRLVTLDLENCNRLQHLPAEINEKAVVGFTQSQPGQPVCTSYFRTGICSKGPACSSDHPTLSTHKNTSSIASETQVHVELFHVLTHENPSSNNLEEVSTKKPRIHRTTSFVTSGTLDLNEDEDGSSVTYGTLDLNQQENGFSFFNQPESPLGASLSDFSRGGRSNQGFQIFGVTVICKPNN; this is translated from the exons ATGGAAGCTTTCTGTGAGTTCCTCACCAGCCGCCAACCTCCGCGTTCGCTGTCTGGGAGCACCGCCGATGACGCCCTTGAATTTCTCCGCAGCCTGCCCTCCCACAGAATCGTGCAGGTCGTGGAAAGTATAAACGCGGCTTCCTTCAAAGAGATGGACGAAGACCATAAGGAAAATCCATTTAACAGCCCGTTGGTAAGAACATTCTTGGATGAGCAGATTGGTGAGAAGAAGCTCAATATCACTAGAGGACAACACGACCACGAAAAGGATAATCTCTGCGAGAAATATTTGACAACCAGCGATGACCTGCACCGCCTAGTCGTTACTGCCAAGGAGGAAGCCGGTAAGTACTTTCCATTTGCCACCGTCCTCAGAAGCACTACCAACTCCCTTCAGTTAGAGGACGAGGAAGGAAAACCATGGATGTTTGAGTTCTCATACCTTAGAGTCAGTCAAATTTACGAGTTTACTGAAGCTTGGAGCAGCTACGTTAAGGAGAAGCAGCTGGGAATCGGAGACTTTGTTTTCATCCGACCACATCGCACGGACATCAGCAAACTCTCCATTGGCTTCATCAGAAGGGGCAACAATAGTGTCGCCTCTCTACATACGGATTGTCTTCTGTTTGAGGATCCAGCACCACTGACTATGTCCATTGGGGACGGTGGCGCTGCTCTGCAGTTGAATCCGTGTCAGGATCCAGTACCACCACCCGTCATACCCGTCACTGCTCTTCAACCAAATTATTCTCAATGTCATGATCCAGCCCCACCGACCACATCTTTTGTGGACGGTGGCGCTGTTTTTCAGCAGGATTATCTTCCGACTGATGATCCAGCACCACTGACTATGTCCATTGAGGACGGTGGTGCTGTTCTCCAGCAAGATTATCTTCTGGCTGATGATACAGCACCACTGACTATGTCCATTGGGGACGGTGGTGCTTCTCTCCCGTCGGATTGTCTTCAGGAACCAGCACCACCGACCATGTCCCATGGGGAAGGTGGTGCAGCTCCCACAGACTGCATTTATCTTCTTCCGGAGGACTCGGTCACATCCTCCGAGACACTTGAACAGCCAAGATTCACTGGGTATAGCATTACAGGGGTTGATCCTATTTTAGTCATTTCTTGTGGTTACAATCAGGACTCTGAGGAGAGATACTTCACCAGCTACATCTTCAACGAGTTTCGTCTCCGTGGATTCTCTCCTCTGAGTTATGATCTATCCACGAGCCCAGTCGATGGAAATCAGGATCTGCTAAACAAGTCACAGCTTGGTATTATCATATTCTCCATGAACTATGTTTCTTCCAGAGAATGCATGGATGGATTTGTGGCCCTCATGGACCATTCGAAAGCAAACGACCTTGTGCTTTATCATGTCTTTTTTGAAGTAGAATTCTGTAACGTCAAGGATCAGACTGGCTCTTTTGGAAAAGCATTTGCACAACTTGAGAACTCAGTCCAGGCATCCCAAGTTCTGAAATGGAAGGCGGCAGTTAAGGAATTAACTTCCACTGATAGATATCATCAGTATAAGAAAGG GGAAGAGGTTATACTTGCCAAGAGTATTGTTAGAGATGTCCAAGTCAATTCTAAAACTGGGAGTAACCTAACAGTAAGTCCGCAGTTAAGTCATATATTGTCCCTGCTGAATAGTTCGCAATCTTCATCTCCACATATTGTTGGGCTTTGGGGTATGGCTGGCATAGGGAAGACTACCTTCTCTAGAGAGATTTTCAGAACACAAGGTGAGAGATATGACGTGTGCTACTTTTTGCCAGACTTTCATTTATCGTGTCAAACAAAAGGGCTGAATCCTCTGCGTGAAGAATTCTTGTCAAAAATCTTTGGAGAAGAAAAAGTTTTCATAGACGCATGTGGTACAAAACTAAGTTTCACAAGAGATAGGTTCCGTGGTAAGAAAGTTCTGATTGTCCTTGATGGTGTCAGTAGTGCTAGAGATGCCGAAGTGCTTGTTGGAGGGTTTGGCTGGTTTTCTGGTGGACATACAATCATCTTAACATCCAGGAATAGGCAAGTTCTCGTACAGTGTAACGCCAAAGAGATTTACGAGATCAAGAAATTATCCGAGTCTGACTCTATTCACCTTTGCCGCGAGTTTGCCACTGGAAAAAATTGGAAGGTAAGGATGTCTTTGATCAAGGAGCTGGTGAACTACGCTAGTGGCAATCCACTGGCTCTACGAGTCTTATGTTCGTCTATTCAAAAGCAATGTCTTAGCGATGAGGAAGAACATCTGAGTATATTACCACACCATCCACCAATCGAGATTTGTGATGCATTTGGAGGAATTTTTAGTGAACTAGATGACAACGAGAAGAATACATTTTTGGACCTCGCATGTTTTTTCAAAGGAGAGAATAAAGATCACGTGGTGAACATACTTGATGGTTGCGGTTTTCTTACGGATTTAGGAATCTCTGGTCTCATTGATGAGTCCCTCATCAGCCTTGTAGATAACAGGATAGAGATGCCTAATATTTTCCAAGAAATGGGTCGATTTGTTGTTCGTCATGAACACGAAGAGGCAGGCAAGCGTAGCAGATTGTCGGATTCTAATGACATTGTTGATGTGCTGACAAACAATTCA GGAACAGAACTAATTGAAGGCGTATTTCTAGATGCGTCTGGATTGAAATTGAAGTTGAGTTCTAATGTATTTGAGGAGATGGATAGACTTAGATTGCTAAAGCTCCACTATCCAACTTCTGAAGATGATTGCAAAGTTTCTCTTCCTGAAGGCCTCCTTTCTTTGCCGGATGAGCTGCGACTACTCCATTGGGAAAGATATCCTCTAGAGTCTTTACCTGAGAACTTCAATCCTGAAAATCTTGTAGAACTGAACATGCCATATAGCAACTTGACAAAACTATGGGAAGGAACAGAG AATCTTGAGATGCTAAAGAGGATCATTCTGAGTCACTCCCGACGGTTGACTGATTTCTCATGGCTTTCAAAGGCCACGAACGTTGAGCATATTGATCTTGAAGGATGTACGAGTCTGGTTGAAGTTAACTCATCATCTATTCTTCATCATCGCAAGCTTACATTCTTGAGTCTGAAAGACTGTTCTCATTTGCGTATAATGCCTACCACGGTTCATTTAGAATCTCTTGAAGTTCTTAATCTATCCGGCTGCTCAGAGCTCGAGCACCTTGAGGATTTCTCACCAAACCTGACAGAGATATATCTCGCTGGGACTGCCATTAAAGAAATACCATCGTCAATAGTGGCTCTCACTAGGCTTGTTACATTAGATCTGGAGAATTGTAATAGACTTCAGCATCTGCCAGCAGAGATTAACGAGAAAGCTGTGGTCGGATTTACACAATCTCAGCCG GGACAACCTGTGTGCACCTCGTATTTTCGCACTGGAATCTGCAGCAAGGGTCCTGCTTGTTCTTCTGATCATCCAACGTTGTCAACACACAAGAACACATCATCCATTGCTTCCGAGACTCAGGTTCATGTAGAACTATTTCATGTTCTTACACATGAAAATCCTTCAAGTAATAACCTTGAGGAAGTATCAACTAAGAAACCAAGAATACATAGGACCACATCTTTTGTCACTTCCGGTACACTGGATTTGAATGAGGACGAAGATGGATCTTCTGTTACTTACGGTACACTGGATTTGAATCAGCAAGAAAATGGTTTCTCGTTTTTTAATCAACCAGAATCCCCGCTTGGAGCTTCATTAAGTGACTTCAGTAGGGGTGGGCGTTCAAATCAGGGTTTTCAGATTTTTGGAGTTACTGTTATATGTAAACCCAATAATTGA